In the genome of Macellibacteroides fermentans, one region contains:
- the dnaE gene encoding DNA polymerase III subunit alpha, with protein sequence MKPFVHLHVHTQYSMLDGQASIDSLIEKAQNDGMPAIAITDHGNMFGVKEFFNKVNKKNSKFTGTLKDCEKELNILKDKEILTPEEEERITKLTEKIAECKASLFKPIIGCECYCARTNRFDKDGKEHLSGYHLIVLAKNFQGYKNLIKMVSLSWTEGFYGRPRIDKELLERYHEGLIVSSACLGGEIPQHIMKGRLEEADKSIQWFKNLFGDDYYLEMQRHETHDPLADQTTFPKQQEVNKVLIELARKHGVKLIATNDVHFANEEDAEAHDRLICLSTGKDLDDPDRMRYSKQEWMKTTAQMNQIFADIPEALDNTLEIANKVEFYSIDHKALMPDFPIPPEFQDDDDYLRHLTYVGAEKKYGENLNDEVRERIDFELGVIKGMGFPGYFLIVQDFIAAARKMGVAVGPGRGSAAGSAVAYCLGITDIDPIKYDLLFERFLNPDRISMPDIDVDFDDDGRGEVLRWVTDKYGKDRVAHIITYGTMATKSAIKDVARVQKLPLSESNRLAKLVPDKIPDMKKFKLKDAIEYVPELKEAARSSDPAMRDTLKYAQMLEGNVRNTGVHACGIIIGKYDISDVVPVSTAKDKDTGEEMLVTQYEGSVIEDTGLIKMDFLGLKTLSIIKEAIENVQLTTGKRIDIDTIDIEDEKTYDLYSKGKTTGTFQFESAGMQKYLKELQPTKFEDLIAMNALYRPGPMDYIPSFIARKNGSEPITYDIPIMERYLKDTYGITVYQEQVMLLSRLLANFTRGQSDELRKAMGKKLIEKMNSLKVKFLEGGKSNGHKEDVLLKIWADWEKFASYAFNKSHATCYSWVAYQTAFLKANYPSEYMAAVLSRNISNITEITKFMDECKAMGIQVLGPDVNESQLKFSVNANGDIRFGMGAIKGVGESAVQNIIEERKNGPFKSVFDFVERVNLSACNKKNIEALAMAGAFDNFPEIRREQFVAEAGKGETFLDVLVRYGNKFQVDKNTATNSLFGGDDFVAIARPEIPQGDRWSDLERLNKEKELVGIYLSAHPLDEYWIVLNYVCNTGVAELADRDELKGREILMGGIVTGFREGMTKMGKPYGILKLEDFTGNGEIPLFGNDYIEFSKYCKDGLVLLINASVQPRRWNENELDFKIGMIQTLDIKESDKLVEKIRITLPIHDLDEPLINELSVLIKNNPGNSLLYFKVMDGEHNVSLDLFSQNVRFRITRELVDFLRENENVDFKIN encoded by the coding sequence ATGAAACCTTTTGTTCATTTACATGTACATACCCAGTATTCGATGCTGGACGGACAGGCATCTATCGACTCGCTGATTGAAAAGGCGCAAAACGATGGAATGCCCGCTATTGCCATCACCGATCATGGAAATATGTTTGGTGTTAAAGAGTTTTTCAATAAAGTTAACAAGAAGAACAGCAAATTCACCGGAACACTCAAAGATTGCGAGAAGGAGCTGAATATACTCAAAGATAAAGAGATACTTACACCGGAAGAGGAAGAACGGATAACGAAACTAACGGAGAAAATTGCAGAATGCAAAGCCTCTTTGTTTAAACCGATCATCGGCTGCGAATGTTATTGCGCCCGTACCAATCGGTTCGACAAGGATGGAAAGGAGCATTTAAGCGGCTATCACCTGATTGTTCTTGCCAAGAATTTTCAAGGATATAAAAACCTGATCAAGATGGTTTCTTTATCGTGGACTGAAGGTTTTTACGGCCGTCCGCGTATTGATAAAGAATTATTGGAAAGATATCATGAAGGTTTGATCGTAAGCTCTGCCTGTCTGGGGGGAGAAATACCTCAACACATCATGAAGGGGCGGTTGGAAGAGGCCGATAAATCCATTCAATGGTTTAAGAATCTGTTTGGTGATGACTATTACCTGGAGATGCAACGCCACGAGACGCATGATCCGTTGGCCGATCAAACTACTTTCCCCAAACAACAGGAGGTAAATAAGGTATTGATCGAGCTTGCCAGGAAACATGGGGTAAAACTTATTGCTACCAACGATGTGCACTTTGCCAACGAAGAAGATGCTGAGGCTCACGACCGGTTGATTTGCCTGAGTACCGGTAAAGACCTTGACGATCCGGATCGTATGCGTTATTCCAAGCAGGAATGGATGAAGACAACGGCTCAGATGAATCAGATTTTCGCGGACATTCCCGAGGCTCTTGACAATACGTTGGAGATCGCCAATAAAGTTGAATTCTATTCCATCGACCACAAGGCGCTTATGCCCGACTTCCCCATTCCTCCCGAATTTCAGGACGATGATGATTATCTACGGCACCTTACATACGTTGGAGCTGAAAAAAAATACGGAGAAAACCTGAATGATGAGGTTCGAGAGCGTATCGACTTTGAATTGGGTGTGATAAAAGGGATGGGATTTCCCGGTTACTTTCTCATCGTACAGGATTTCATTGCTGCGGCACGTAAGATGGGCGTAGCCGTTGGTCCGGGTCGTGGATCGGCTGCCGGATCGGCTGTTGCCTATTGTTTGGGAATTACGGATATCGACCCGATTAAATATGACTTGCTTTTTGAGCGTTTCCTGAATCCGGACCGTATCTCAATGCCCGATATCGATGTGGATTTTGATGATGACGGACGTGGAGAGGTTTTACGCTGGGTTACAGATAAATATGGGAAAGACAGGGTGGCGCACATCATCACCTATGGAACGATGGCTACCAAGTCGGCCATTAAGGATGTGGCTCGTGTGCAGAAACTGCCTTTAAGCGAATCCAACCGGTTGGCCAAATTAGTGCCCGACAAGATTCCGGACATGAAGAAATTCAAATTAAAGGATGCCATCGAATATGTTCCGGAACTGAAGGAGGCAGCCCGCTCGTCGGATCCGGCCATGCGCGACACCCTCAAATATGCACAGATGCTGGAGGGTAACGTGCGTAATACCGGAGTACATGCCTGTGGTATTATTATAGGTAAATATGACATCTCCGATGTTGTGCCTGTAAGTACCGCAAAAGATAAGGATACGGGCGAAGAGATGCTCGTAACCCAATACGAAGGATCTGTAATTGAAGACACGGGACTGATTAAGATGGACTTTTTGGGTCTGAAGACCCTCTCAATTATCAAAGAAGCCATCGAGAATGTTCAGTTGACTACCGGAAAACGTATTGACATCGACACAATCGACATAGAAGACGAGAAAACATACGACTTATACAGTAAAGGTAAAACAACCGGAACCTTCCAGTTTGAGTCGGCCGGTATGCAGAAATACCTGAAGGAACTGCAGCCCACCAAATTTGAGGATCTGATAGCCATGAATGCCCTTTACAGACCGGGGCCCATGGATTATATCCCCTCTTTCATCGCCCGAAAAAACGGTTCCGAACCTATCACCTACGATATTCCAATTATGGAACGTTACCTGAAGGATACCTATGGGATTACCGTGTATCAGGAACAGGTGATGCTTTTATCCCGTTTGCTGGCTAATTTTACCCGTGGTCAGTCGGATGAGTTACGTAAAGCCATGGGTAAGAAGCTCATTGAGAAGATGAACAGCCTGAAGGTAAAGTTCCTGGAAGGTGGAAAATCCAACGGACATAAGGAGGATGTGCTGCTTAAAATATGGGCGGATTGGGAAAAATTTGCTTCGTATGCTTTCAATAAGAGTCATGCAACCTGCTATTCGTGGGTCGCTTATCAAACGGCTTTTCTGAAAGCTAACTATCCATCCGAATACATGGCGGCGGTATTGAGCCGGAATATCTCGAATATCACCGAAATCACCAAGTTCATGGATGAGTGCAAGGCCATGGGAATCCAGGTGCTTGGTCCGGATGTAAACGAATCTCAGCTCAAATTCTCTGTGAACGCGAATGGCGATATCCGGTTTGGAATGGGAGCGATCAAAGGCGTGGGAGAGTCGGCTGTACAGAACATCATTGAAGAACGAAAGAATGGCCCTTTCAAAAGTGTTTTCGACTTTGTAGAACGGGTAAATCTTTCTGCCTGTAACAAGAAGAACATCGAAGCATTGGCTATGGCCGGAGCATTTGATAATTTCCCCGAGATCAGGCGCGAACAGTTTGTGGCCGAAGCAGGTAAAGGCGAAACATTTTTAGATGTATTGGTACGCTACGGCAATAAATTCCAGGTAGATAAGAATACGGCCACTAATTCTTTGTTCGGCGGAGATGATTTTGTAGCCATTGCCCGTCCCGAAATCCCTCAGGGGGACAGATGGAGCGATTTGGAACGCCTCAACAAAGAAAAAGAGCTGGTAGGAATCTATCTTTCAGCCCACCCGTTAGACGAATACTGGATTGTGCTCAACTATGTCTGCAACACGGGCGTTGCCGAACTGGCCGACCGGGATGAGCTGAAAGGAAGAGAAATTCTTATGGGAGGAATTGTTACCGGATTCAGAGAGGGTATGACTAAAATGGGAAAACCTTATGGAATCCTGAAACTGGAAGATTTTACCGGAAATGGAGAGATACCTCTGTTCGGAAATGATTATATCGAGTTCAGTAAATATTGCAAAGATGGCCTTGTTCTATTAATTAATGCGTCTGTTCAACCCCGCAGGTGGAATGAAAATGAGTTGGACTTCAAGATTGGTATGATCCAGACATTGGACATAAAAGAGAGTGATAAACTGGTAGAAAAGATCCGTATCACATTGCCTATCCATGATTTAGATGAGCCCCTGATCAATGAACTATCTGTATTGATTAAGAACAATCCGGGAAACAGCTTGTTATATTTCAAAGTCATGGACGGAGAACATAATGTATCATTAGATCTTTTTTCTCAAAACGTGCGTTTTCGTATCACCCGCGAACTGGTTGATTTCCTTAGGGAAAATGAAAACGTTGATTTTAAAATTAATTGA
- a CDS encoding efflux RND transporter periplasmic adaptor subunit, whose translation MTKSVKWSLTAAIVVFIAALAFYPDIKRKFQGSKDEIPMSPSKGGGRNQVLNVNAEVVKFQTLTDKIMSTGSVIPDEEVNLSFESSGKITSIYFKEGSHVSKGTLLAKINDQPLQAQLKKLVAQIPLAKDRVFRQRTLLERDAVSQEAFEQVQTEYDKLMADIDLVKANIAQTELRAPFDGIIGLRSVSEGAFTSPSTVIAKLTKISPLKIDFSIPERYASQIVAGTPITFRMDGALEDLHAKVYAVESKVNMETRTLNVRATYPNVRETILPGRFVSVEINMNEIKDALAIPSEAIIPEMGKNMVYLYKSGEAKPTEIITGLRTESRVQVLEGLQPGDTLLVTGVMQLRTGMKVSIDALN comes from the coding sequence ATGACCAAGAGTGTAAAATGGAGCCTTACAGCGGCTATTGTTGTATTTATTGCAGCGCTTGCTTTTTATCCGGATATAAAAAGAAAATTTCAGGGAAGCAAAGACGAAATTCCCATGTCACCCTCTAAAGGAGGAGGAAGAAACCAAGTACTCAATGTGAATGCAGAAGTGGTAAAATTCCAAACACTTACGGATAAGATAATGAGTACAGGAAGTGTAATCCCTGATGAAGAGGTGAATCTGTCTTTTGAATCATCGGGAAAGATTACGTCCATATACTTTAAAGAAGGCTCCCATGTAAGCAAGGGGACATTGCTCGCAAAGATTAATGATCAGCCGTTACAGGCACAGCTAAAAAAGCTGGTGGCTCAGATTCCGCTTGCAAAAGACCGGGTTTTCCGCCAGCGTACACTGCTTGAAAGAGACGCTGTAAGTCAGGAGGCCTTTGAGCAAGTGCAGACAGAATACGATAAATTGATGGCAGACATCGATTTAGTGAAGGCTAATATTGCCCAGACAGAGCTTAGGGCTCCCTTCGACGGCATTATCGGACTTCGTTCCGTAAGTGAAGGCGCCTTCACTTCTCCCTCCACCGTGATTGCGAAACTAACCAAAATATCTCCCTTAAAGATTGATTTCTCCATCCCGGAACGGTATGCCAGTCAGATTGTAGCCGGAACTCCCATCACTTTCCGAATGGATGGAGCGTTGGAAGATCTTCATGCCAAAGTATATGCTGTGGAATCCAAAGTGAATATGGAAACACGAACATTAAATGTGCGTGCCACCTATCCCAATGTTAGAGAAACGATATTGCCCGGACGGTTTGTCTCGGTCGAAATCAATATGAATGAGATTAAAGACGCACTTGCCATCCCGAGCGAGGCCATCATCCCCGAGATGGGTAAAAATATGGTGTATCTGTATAAGTCGGGAGAGGCCAAACCAACAGAAATAATAACAGGATTACGAACAGAAAGCCGTGTGCAGGTATTGGAAGGTTTACAACCCGGAGATACACTTCTTGTTACGGGAGTTATGCAGCTGCGTACCGGAATGAAGGTTAGTATTGATGCGCTTAATTAA
- a CDS encoding efflux RND transporter permease subunit — MNISELSIKRPVLATVIVLVIVLFGMIGYNFLGVREYPSVDQPIISVNVSYPGANADVIMNQITEPLEQNINGIPGIRSLSSVSSQGSSRITVEFELSVDMETAANDVRDKVSRAQRFLPRDCDPPTVSKADADASPIMQIAVQSKTRSLMELSEIADLTVKERLQTIPNVSAVNIWGEKRYSMRLWLDPIKMAGYGVTPIDIKNAVDRENVELPSGSIEGNTMELSIRTLGLMHTAKEFNDLIIKDDGSNIVRFSDVGMAELAPEDIRSLLKKNGEPTVINVLIPQPGANHIEIADEAYRRIEQLKKDLPEDVSIEMVYDNTRFIRASIFEVEETIYVAFLLVVIIIFLFLRDWRVTLVPVVVIPVSLVGAFFVMYLSGFSVNVLTMLAVVLSVGLVVDDAIVVAENIYVRIEKGMKPIEAGIEGSKEIFFAVVSTTITLISVFLPIVFMEGMTGRLFKEFSIVIAGSVGISSIVALTFTPMLATKLLKRREKKNLFYQKTEPFFEGLNHIYSNSLNWVLKHRIWSLPVVAVLFISIAFLWKNIPTELSPMEDRSMVTVNLRGPEGATFEFIRDYADRIEFLADSVAYERKANIVRSWGGGGFINIILPDISDRPRTQMEIADNLSAVVRKETKARSFVQQQSTFGGRRGGMPIQYVLQAPNLAELQEVLPAFMDKVNASPVFEMADVNLKFTKPETRISINRDKATLLGVSTRNIAQTLQYALSGQRMGYFYLNGKQYQILGEINRQQRNKPVDLKSIYVRSDKGEMIQLDNLVTMEEDVAPPQLYRYNRFVAATISSGLAKGYTIGDGLDEMDRIASETLSGSFRTALSGESKEFRESSDSLMFAMILALLMIFLVLAAQFESFKDPFIVMITVPLALAGGLLFMMFSGVTMNIFSQIGMIMLIGLVAKNGILIVEFANQRQESGIPKMEAIQSAAEQRLRPILMTSISTILGLVPLVFASGEGANSRIAMGISVVGGMLISTLLTLYIVPTMYSYVSTKRKHTTTEQ; from the coding sequence ATGAATATATCCGAACTAAGTATAAAAAGACCTGTACTGGCTACAGTAATTGTGCTGGTTATTGTCTTGTTTGGTATGATTGGCTACAATTTTCTGGGTGTACGTGAGTACCCCAGTGTAGACCAGCCCATCATATCTGTGAACGTTTCCTATCCGGGAGCTAATGCCGACGTGATCATGAACCAGATAACGGAGCCGTTGGAGCAGAATATCAACGGTATTCCCGGGATTCGTTCGTTGTCGAGTGTGAGTAGTCAGGGAAGCAGCCGTATTACAGTCGAATTTGAATTGAGTGTCGATATGGAAACGGCCGCTAACGATGTCCGCGACAAGGTTTCGAGAGCTCAGCGTTTCTTACCCCGGGACTGTGACCCCCCAACTGTATCTAAAGCAGATGCCGATGCCAGTCCAATCATGCAGATCGCGGTTCAAAGTAAAACCCGTTCTTTGATGGAACTGAGTGAGATAGCCGATCTTACGGTTAAGGAACGTTTGCAAACCATTCCGAATGTTAGTGCAGTCAATATCTGGGGAGAAAAACGCTATTCCATGCGTTTGTGGCTGGATCCTATTAAAATGGCCGGATATGGTGTTACCCCGATAGATATCAAGAATGCGGTGGACCGCGAGAATGTTGAGCTTCCTTCCGGAAGTATTGAGGGGAATACCATGGAGTTATCCATACGTACCCTGGGCTTGATGCATACGGCCAAGGAGTTCAATGATCTGATTATTAAAGATGACGGTAGTAATATTGTTCGTTTTAGCGATGTAGGTATGGCTGAATTAGCCCCCGAAGATATCCGAAGTCTGTTGAAAAAGAACGGAGAACCCACGGTTATAAATGTATTAATCCCTCAGCCCGGGGCTAATCACATTGAAATTGCTGACGAAGCCTATAGACGTATTGAGCAGCTAAAAAAAGATTTGCCTGAAGATGTAAGTATCGAAATGGTATACGACAATACACGTTTCATTCGTGCCTCCATCTTTGAAGTGGAAGAGACGATTTATGTTGCTTTCTTACTGGTGGTTATCATTATCTTTCTGTTTTTGCGCGACTGGCGTGTTACGTTGGTTCCGGTGGTCGTTATTCCCGTTTCACTTGTGGGTGCCTTTTTTGTAATGTATTTGTCGGGTTTCTCCGTAAACGTACTCACCATGCTGGCCGTTGTATTGTCGGTGGGACTTGTGGTAGATGATGCGATTGTGGTGGCCGAGAATATCTATGTACGTATAGAAAAAGGGATGAAGCCCATTGAGGCCGGTATAGAAGGATCTAAAGAGATTTTCTTTGCTGTTGTATCCACCACTATTACGTTGATTTCGGTATTTCTTCCTATCGTATTTATGGAGGGGATGACGGGGCGTCTTTTCAAGGAGTTTAGTATTGTAATTGCCGGATCGGTGGGTATTTCGTCTATTGTGGCACTGACATTCACGCCGATGCTTGCTACTAAACTGTTAAAACGCCGTGAAAAGAAGAACTTATTTTATCAGAAAACAGAACCTTTTTTTGAAGGATTGAACCATATTTATTCCAACAGTTTGAATTGGGTGCTAAAACATCGTATCTGGTCTTTACCTGTAGTGGCTGTTTTGTTTATTTCGATTGCATTCTTATGGAAAAACATTCCTACGGAGCTTTCGCCCATGGAAGACCGTTCGATGGTGACTGTCAATTTACGCGGACCGGAAGGTGCAACCTTCGAGTTTATAAGAGATTATGCGGATCGGATTGAATTTCTGGCAGATTCTGTAGCTTACGAACGTAAGGCAAATATCGTACGCTCGTGGGGTGGAGGTGGTTTTATCAATATCATTCTGCCGGATATTTCGGATCGTCCACGTACTCAGATGGAAATTGCCGACAACCTGAGTGCTGTTGTGCGCAAAGAGACTAAAGCCCGAAGCTTTGTTCAGCAACAATCCACTTTTGGAGGACGACGTGGAGGTATGCCGATTCAGTATGTATTACAGGCTCCTAACCTGGCCGAATTGCAGGAGGTTTTACCGGCATTTATGGATAAGGTGAATGCCAGTCCTGTATTTGAAATGGCAGACGTAAACCTGAAGTTTACTAAACCGGAGACTCGCATATCCATCAATCGTGATAAGGCTACCTTGCTGGGAGTGAGTACCCGCAATATAGCTCAAACATTACAATATGCCTTGAGTGGTCAGCGTATGGGATATTTTTATCTGAATGGTAAACAATATCAGATCTTAGGAGAAATAAACAGGCAGCAAAGAAATAAACCAGTAGACTTGAAGTCGATTTATGTAAGAAGCGATAAGGGTGAAATGATTCAGCTGGATAATCTGGTTACTATGGAAGAGGATGTTGCTCCACCTCAACTTTACCGGTATAACCGTTTTGTTGCCGCTACGATCTCGTCCGGACTTGCCAAGGGATATACGATTGGCGACGGATTGGATGAAATGGACCGGATTGCATCCGAAACACTTTCGGGAAGCTTCCGCACGGCATTGTCGGGAGAGTCCAAGGAGTTCCGCGAAAGCTCGGACAGCCTTATGTTCGCCATGATACTTGCTCTGCTTATGATCTTTCTTGTTTTGGCGGCGCAGTTTGAAAGTTTCAAGGATCCCTTTATTGTAATGATAACGGTTCCGCTGGCATTGGCGGGGGGACTTCTATTCATGATGTTCAGTGGGGTGACCATGAATATATTCAGTCAGATCGGGATGATCATGTTGATCGGTCTGGTGGCTAAAAACGGTATTCTGATTGTGGAATTTGCAAATCAGCGGCAGGAGTCCGGAATCCCTAAAATGGAGGCTATACAATCTGCTGCCGAACAGCGGTTACGTCCTATTCTGATGACAAGTATCTCGACCATTCTTGGTCTGGTTCCATTGGTTTTTGCTTCCGGCGAAGGTGCCAACAGCCGTATTGCCATGGGTATCTCTGTTGTGGGAGGTATGCTTATCTCCACGCTGCTTACATTGTACATTGTGCCTACCATGTACAGTTATGTCTCAACCAAAAGAAAACACACTACAACTGAACAATGA
- a CDS encoding TolC family protein, translating into MRKYIFASLIVCSFAMNGKGQEVFSLKKCIETGLEKNYAIRIVKNEQQQSANNATPGNAGYLPTLDLTGGYSGVNNNTRSTLTDGTIEKSNGVSTETANAGLSLNWTVFDGFGIQATYTKLKELQLMGELNTRMTIEDFVANLTSEYYNLIRQKIRLKNLRSSVDLSKERLRIVAERYSLGSMSRLDLQQAQVDFNADSSKLLTQFEAVNTSNIRLNELMALENVGSEIQLQDSVIYPNPFLEEAELWKLTLEANTSLLAAQKNRTLSELDYKKAKSRNYPYVKLNAGYGYTANWYEVGTTDLQQRLGLNYGVTIGINLFDGFNKRREQRNARLEIQNKELRMQELELSLRADLSNLWMAYKNNLELWKLEKENQAVAQENYSIAIDRYKLGDLSGIELREAQNSLLEAEERQSIAEYATKLCEISLLQLSGQILTYLNPGPDRASR; encoded by the coding sequence ATGAGAAAATATATATTTGCTTCCCTGATAGTCTGTTCCTTTGCAATGAATGGTAAAGGGCAGGAAGTTTTCAGTCTTAAAAAATGCATAGAAACCGGACTTGAAAAGAATTATGCCATCCGCATTGTTAAGAACGAACAACAGCAAAGTGCCAACAATGCCACTCCGGGCAATGCCGGTTATCTGCCCACTCTCGATCTGACAGGCGGCTACAGCGGAGTTAACAACAATACGCGTTCTACTCTTACAGATGGTACTATCGAGAAAAGTAACGGGGTATCCACTGAAACGGCTAATGCAGGCTTAAGTTTGAACTGGACGGTGTTTGATGGTTTCGGTATTCAGGCTACATATACTAAGCTGAAAGAGTTGCAGCTAATGGGGGAATTGAATACGCGTATGACCATCGAAGATTTTGTGGCAAACCTTACCAGCGAATATTACAATTTGATTCGTCAGAAGATACGTTTGAAGAATTTACGCTCGTCGGTCGATCTCTCCAAGGAGCGCCTTCGCATTGTGGCCGAGCGTTATTCGTTGGGTTCCATGTCACGCCTGGATCTGCAGCAGGCGCAGGTCGACTTTAACGCGGATAGTTCTAAGCTACTTACCCAGTTTGAAGCTGTAAACACGTCGAACATCCGGCTGAACGAGTTAATGGCTCTCGAAAATGTAGGAAGTGAAATTCAATTGCAAGATTCGGTTATCTATCCCAATCCATTCTTAGAGGAAGCCGAACTGTGGAAGCTTACATTGGAAGCGAATACATCCTTATTGGCCGCCCAGAAGAACCGGACGCTTTCGGAACTGGATTACAAGAAGGCTAAAAGCCGGAACTATCCCTACGTAAAACTGAACGCCGGTTACGGATACACCGCCAATTGGTACGAAGTTGGGACAACCGACCTGCAGCAACGATTGGGATTAAATTACGGGGTTACCATCGGAATTAACTTGTTTGACGGGTTTAATAAACGACGGGAACAACGCAATGCCAGACTTGAGATTCAGAATAAAGAACTGCGCATGCAGGAACTCGAATTATCTCTTCGGGCCGATCTAAGCAACTTATGGATGGCCTATAAGAACAACCTGGAACTGTGGAAGCTGGAAAAAGAAAACCAGGCTGTGGCGCAAGAGAACTATAGTATTGCCATCGACCGGTATAAATTGGGTGATCTTTCGGGAATAGAACTTCGCGAGGCCCAGAACAGCCTGCTTGAAGCAGAAGAAAGGCAGTCCATAGCCGAATACGCAACAAAATTATGTGAAATATCTCTCCTTCAACTTAGCGGACAAATACTGACATACCTCAATCCTGGTCCCGATAGGGCCAGCAGGTAA
- a CDS encoding DUF134 domain-containing protein, with protein sequence MSPRPKLIRKINHHPVVSGFKPYGFLPDKKVSGSVFLHYEEYESIRLCDYEKLSQQEASVYMNVSRPTLSRIYTSARNKIAQAFVEGKRLIIEGGKVVFNNDWYTCKSCNCYFNYPFDDGLARECALCGSRNIQNCDNPEKESDANTLNTENSNR encoded by the coding sequence ATGTCTCCTCGTCCCAAATTAATACGAAAAATCAACCACCACCCGGTTGTGTCTGGTTTTAAACCGTATGGTTTTTTACCCGACAAGAAGGTATCCGGCTCTGTTTTTCTGCATTACGAAGAGTATGAATCCATCCGGTTGTGCGATTACGAGAAACTTTCTCAACAGGAGGCCTCTGTTTATATGAACGTTTCGCGCCCTACGCTGAGTAGAATCTACACCTCTGCAAGGAATAAAATTGCTCAGGCGTTTGTAGAAGGGAAGAGGCTGATCATTGAAGGGGGAAAAGTTGTTTTTAATAACGATTGGTATACCTGTAAGTCTTGTAATTGTTATTTTAACTACCCGTTTGATGATGGACTGGCCAGGGAATGCGCTTTATGCGGAAGTCGCAACATCCAAAATTGTGATAATCCGGAAAAAGAAAGCGATGCAAATACATTAAATACAGAGAACTCTAATAGATAA
- a CDS encoding NifB/NifX family molybdenum-iron cluster-binding protein, which yields MIVAITSTGNSSDSFIDPRFGRCSYFVFYNTETKESVFQPNPFKDNDEGVGVAVVDWISAFSCSKIISGQFGMKIKPLLDENRIQLILVNDPELTIRQIINLLSQ from the coding sequence ATGATTGTCGCCATTACAAGTACAGGGAATTCGTCTGACAGCTTTATTGATCCTCGGTTTGGCCGCTGTTCCTATTTTGTCTTTTATAATACGGAGACCAAAGAATCCGTTTTTCAACCCAATCCGTTTAAAGACAATGACGAAGGAGTTGGGGTTGCAGTAGTAGACTGGATTAGTGCCTTTTCGTGTTCGAAGATTATTTCCGGACAGTTTGGGATGAAGATCAAACCCCTTCTCGATGAAAACAGAATTCAACTGATTCTGGTAAATGATCCTGAACTTACTATTCGACAGATTATTAATCTGTTGTCTCAATAA